In Cyprinus carpio isolate SPL01 chromosome B16, ASM1834038v1, whole genome shotgun sequence, the following are encoded in one genomic region:
- the fhl3a gene encoding four and a half LIM domains protein 3, whose protein sequence is MSERFDCDNCKESLYGRKYIQAEDNPYCIPCYDSLFANTCDECKELIGHDSRELFYEDRHYHEHCFRCFRCDRSLADEPFTSQDDALLCNDCYCNEFSSKCVACDKTVMPGTRKLEYAGSTWHEGCFICNSCQQPIGSKSFIPDKDDHYCVPCYENKFAPRCTRCKQALAKGGVTYRDEPWHKECFVCTSCKVQLAGQHFTSRDDSPYCIKCFGNLYAKKCEACKKPITGFGGGKYISFEDRQWHQPCFTCSRCSVSLVGAGFFPEQDEILCRNCNSSL, encoded by the exons ATGAGTGAACGCTTTGACTGTGACAACTGCAAGGAGTCCTTATATGGCAGGAAGTACATTCAGGCAGAGGACAACCCTTACTGCATCCCTTGCTACGACAGCCTGTTTGCCAACACCTGTGATGAGTGCAAAGAGCTGATTGGCCATGATTCAAGA GAGCTATTTTATGAGGACCGTCACTACCACGAGCACTGCTTCCGCTGTTTCCGCTGTGACCGTTCGCTGGCAGACGAGCCCTTCACCAGCCAGGATGATGCTCTTCTGTGCAATGACTGCTACTGCAACGAGTTCTCCTCCAAATGTGTGGCCTGTGATAAAACCGTCATGCCTG GAACCAGGAAGCTTGAGTATGCCGGCTCCACATGGCATGAGGGCTGTTTCATTTGCAACAGCTGTCAACAGCCAATAGGCTCCAAGTCCTTTATTCCAGATAAAGATGACCACTATTGTGTACCCTGCTATGAGAACAAGTTTGCACCGCGCTGTACTCGATGTAAACAG GCCTTGGCTAAAGGTGGTGTGACCTATAGGGATGAGCCGTGGCATAAGGAGTGCTTTGTGTGCACAAGCTGTAAAGTCCAACTAGCTGGCCAACACTTCACCTCCCGCGATGACAGCCCATACTGCATCAAATGTTTTGGCAATCTGTACGCCAAGAAGTGTGAAGCCTGCAAAAAACCTATTACAG gttTTGGTGGAGGAAAGTACATTTCATTCGAGGACCGGCAATGGCACCAGCCATGCTTCACCTGCTCTCGTTGCTCCGTATCGCTGGTGGGCGCAGGCTTCTTCCCCGAGCAAGATGAGATTCTCTGTCGTAACTGCAACAGCAGCTTATAG